GTTAAGCAGAGTCGGAGCGAGAAGCGCAGTTACAACATATGAAAGACTGACCATGGGGAAAGCCCAACTCAGCTCAGTCCTGGATAATATCAATATCCAGAGGACGGCACTCACGGCATATGAACAGAACCCGCCGATAACAAAACCGGATGTAATGACCTTCATCGTCGTCCCCATTATATTACTCAGATCCAGCTTCCCTATCTTGTTTATTCCGGCTTTCATCATGAACTGGCCTGCAGTGTTCAGACAGACAGTTGCTATTATAAGCAGGAGGTTTTTAAACATCTCTCTTCCTTTCCAGGTCAATACGATAATTGTCCGGAAATCATTTCAACGGTTTAAAGCGCAACTTCACGAGGTAGAGAAGATTCTCGAAGCCATCCTTCCACTTGTTCAGTTTGACTTCGCCGACTCGTGGATGATAATTGACGTGATATTCGTCAAATCTGATCTCGGGATGACGAATAGCGTTTATCTTGATCTCCTCACTGAGAGGCATACCGTTGCTCTCAAGTTGAAGCTTGGGATAGATCTCGCTCTTGTATATCCACATGCCTGACTGTGAGTCGTTAATAGCCCTGAAAAAAAGGAGGAACGTGCCAGCAGTGAGAATCCAGTTCCCGAGCTGGTTGGACAGGTTCATAGAATTCTGGTCTTTCAATGGAAATCTTGATGCTGATACAAAGTCGAGATCGTTATCGAGAAGGTGATCGATGCATTCCTCGATCTGCTCGACAGCGTACGTGCCATCCCCGTCCATTGTGACCGTTATATCACCCGTTACAGCAGGCAACCCTGCTTTGTATGCTGCCCCGTATCCTTTGCGTTTTTCAAATACTACTCTAGCTCCCAGCTCTTTCGCGACATTCGATGTCCCGTCAGTGGAATTGTTATCGACTACGACGATTTCATCCACAGATTCTGGAAGCGAGGGTATTACAAGGGCGATTCCCTCTTCTTCGTTATAACACGGGATGACTACTGATATCTTTTTTTCACGATACATGATAAATCCTTATCAGAAAAGGGCTACAATCTTCTCCTTGAAAGGAACAGGAAGACTCATTATCAGTTCTTTCTCCCTGGCCCCCAGTACCTTCATAAACCTGAATCCGCCAATAAGCAATACTATCCCGACAATCATCTGAATGGCCAGAGCCGGAATCGAATCCCATCTCGAAGCCGTGATCGCCAGACAGGCAACAGGAGCCGCAGCCCCATAACACTTCAAAATAAAACCGACAGGAGTTCGGATATCCTTTCGGATCTTCCTGACAGCAATATTAAACACGACGACTTCCAGGAAAAGCACGATCACAACAGGAATAAATGCTCCCCAGATGCCGTATCTGGGAATCAATGCAATATCCAGTCCTATATTTACAATGGCCATCAAAGCTAGCACAATCATGTTAACCCAGCTTTTTTCCATCACATACAGTGCCATACTGAGCGGAGTATAGAGAAAGGAATATGAAAAGACAACGAAAAACAGTTGCGTAAACTTTGCGGCTGGAAGCATTTCGATCCCGAAAAGTATTGGAACAAGAGGCCTGGCGAAAGCGAACCCCATAGCAGCTACCGGTATTACCAGAAGAAAAAGGAGCCGGAAATACAGGTCGACAGCCTCGGGCAGTCTTCCGGAATCCCTCGAGTAGATCTCCGAAGTACCTGCCATAACAATGGGCCATATTGTCAGCGGAACGAATTCCAGGGCCATCTGTGGAATGTCGTATGCGAGGCCAAAATACCCGGAAGCTTCCATACCGATCCATTTCCCGAGAAACAGGACCTCGGAATGCCTCCATATGATCTGATTGAGGAAGCCTGTCACGATGAATGGAAGAGAAAATTTCATCATTTGCGAAAGCGCTGGCGGATTACCACCGCCAGCAGGGCATGACTTGACGAGCTCTGCAAGCTGAGGAAAAAGCGCGGCAGTCATGAGCAGATCGATAATCGCGCCTGCAAGAAGATAGCCGGCAATCCCCATACCAGCCTTAAGAAGCAACATCATAATAATAAGATAACCAGCGTTACCCAAGGCAATTACAATACTGAGCCTTCTAGTCTCATACCATGATTGGAGGGTGTTGCTTATCATGGATATGCCGACTTTGAAAATCACCAACCCCACTGCGACCATCAAATAGAGACTGAAACCACCATCCTGAACCATATAGATAGCACTGATCCGATCCCTGAAGATCCATGTCATCACCATAACGACACACCATGAAGCCATCTGTATTATAAAATATTTTTTCAGGTTGCTCTTGAAAGTGTCCATCCCTCCGCTGACCCTTATCCCCGGCAGAAACTTAAGTACCGCATTTCCACCTCCGATCATTACGATTATCAGTGCGAAACCTGAAAGCGTCTTCAGGACACTGAGCATACCCCAGTTATAACTTCCAAGTAACCGCACTACGATAATGTAGCTGACAGGGCCCGCAAGGTAGCGCGCTACCCTGGCGAATATATTCCATGACATCGCTATTCCCACTTTTTTATATGTCATGTCTATCCAGCCTGCTCTGAGA
Above is a genomic segment from Candidatus Latescibacterota bacterium containing:
- a CDS encoding EamA family transporter, with the protein product MFKNLLLIIATVCLNTAGQFMMKAGINKIGKLDLSNIMGTTMKVITSGFVIGGFCSYAVSAVLWILILSRTELSWAFPMVSLSYVVTALLAPTLLNEPFSLQRFAGILVICAGVFLVSRT
- a CDS encoding polysaccharide biosynthesis C-terminal domain-containing protein, encoding MTYKKVGIAMSWNIFARVARYLAGPVSYIIVVRLLGSYNWGMLSVLKTLSGFALIIVMIGGGNAVLKFLPGIRVSGGMDTFKSNLKKYFIIQMASWCVVMVMTWIFRDRISAIYMVQDGGFSLYLMVAVGLVIFKVGISMISNTLQSWYETRRLSIVIALGNAGYLIIMMLLLKAGMGIAGYLLAGAIIDLLMTAALFPQLAELVKSCPAGGGNPPALSQMMKFSLPFIVTGFLNQIIWRHSEVLFLGKWIGMEASGYFGLAYDIPQMALEFVPLTIWPIVMAGTSEIYSRDSGRLPEAVDLYFRLLFLLVIPVAAMGFAFARPLVPILFGIEMLPAAKFTQLFFVVFSYSFLYTPLSMALYVMEKSWVNMIVLALMAIVNIGLDIALIPRYGIWGAFIPVVIVLFLEVVVFNIAVRKIRKDIRTPVGFILKCYGAAAPVACLAITASRWDSIPALAIQMIVGIVLLIGGFRFMKVLGAREKELIMSLPVPFKEKIVALF
- a CDS encoding glycosyltransferase family 2 protein; this translates as MYREKKISVVIPCYNEEEGIALVIPSLPESVDEIVVVDNNSTDGTSNVAKELGARVVFEKRKGYGAAYKAGLPAVTGDITVTMDGDGTYAVEQIEECIDHLLDNDLDFVSASRFPLKDQNSMNLSNQLGNWILTAGTFLLFFRAINDSQSGMWIYKSEIYPKLQLESNGMPLSEEIKINAIRHPEIRFDEYHVNYHPRVGEVKLNKWKDGFENLLYLVKLRFKPLK